One stretch of Zingiber officinale cultivar Zhangliang chromosome 6B, Zo_v1.1, whole genome shotgun sequence DNA includes these proteins:
- the LOC121988907 gene encoding protein SULFUR DEFICIENCY-INDUCED 1-like isoform X2, whose translation MEGSGNWTRREIGGDKDLFHVIHKVPSGDTPYVRAKHLQVVEKDPGAAILWFWKAINARDRVDSALKDMVVVMKQQDRAEEAIEAIRSFRHLCSKQAQESLDNLLIDLYKKCGRIEEQIQLLKQKLHMIYHGDAFNGRTTKTARSHGKKFQISIKQETARILGNLGWAYLLQNNYAASEVVYRKAQMIEPDANKACNLGLCLIRQGRSKEARHVLEDVIQSRFPGSDDCKIINKAQELIREIPLQPATPTSTSASETNFDVEDEILQRIDLMLDHWAPARSRRLPIFEEISSFRDQITC comes from the exons ATGGAAGGAAGCGGCAATTGGACGAGGAGAGAAATTGGAGGCGATAAAGATTTGTTTCACGTGATCCACAAGGTTCCATCTGGCGACACTCCTTACGTCCGCGCCAAGCACCTTCAG GTTGTCGAGAAGGATCCAGGGGCTGCTATTTTATGGTTCTGGAAGGCAATAAATGCAAGGGATAGAGTGGACAGTGCTTTGAAGGACATGGTGGTGGTTATGAAGCAACAAGATCGAGCAGAGGAAGCAATTGAAGCCATCAGATCTTTTAGGCACCTCTGCTCCAAGCAAGCACAAGAGTCCCTTGACAATCTCCTTATTGATCTCTACAAG AAATGTGgaaggatagaggaacaaataCAGCTTCTAAAGCAGAAGCTGCATATGATATATCATGGGGACGCTTTCAATGGGAGGACAACGAAAACAGCACGTTCACATGGAAAGAAGTTTCAAATTTCCATTAAACAAGAGACAGCCCGCATCCTG GGCAATCTAGGCTGGGCTTACCTGCTGCAGAACAACTATGCTGCGTCTGAGGTGGTCTACCGCAAGGCTCAGATGATTGAACCAGATGCCAACAAAGCATGCAATCTCGGGCTGTGCCTCATCAGGCAAGGCAGATCTAAGGAAGCACGCCACGTACTTGAGGATGTCATTCAGAGTAGGTTTCCGGGCTCTGATGATTGCAAGATTATAAACAAGGCCCAAGAGTTGATTCGGGAGATCCCCTTGCAGCCAGCCACACCAACATCAACATCAGCCTCAGAGACAAATTTTGATGTAGAAGATGAAATATTGCAAAGAATTGACTTGATGCTGGATCACTGGGCTCCCGCAAGGTCAAGGAGGTTACCCATCTTTGAAGAGATTTCCTCCTTTAGAGATCAGATAACTTGTTGA
- the LOC121988907 gene encoding protein SULFUR DEFICIENCY-INDUCED 1-like isoform X1: MEGSGNWTRREIGGDKDLFHVIHKVPSGDTPYVRAKHLQVVEKDPGAAILWFWKAINARDRVDSALKDMVVVMKQQDRAEEAIEAIRSFRHLCSKQAQESLDNLLIDLYKVKCGRIEEQIQLLKQKLHMIYHGDAFNGRTTKTARSHGKKFQISIKQETARILGNLGWAYLLQNNYAASEVVYRKAQMIEPDANKACNLGLCLIRQGRSKEARHVLEDVIQSRFPGSDDCKIINKAQELIREIPLQPATPTSTSASETNFDVEDEILQRIDLMLDHWAPARSRRLPIFEEISSFRDQITC, encoded by the exons ATGGAAGGAAGCGGCAATTGGACGAGGAGAGAAATTGGAGGCGATAAAGATTTGTTTCACGTGATCCACAAGGTTCCATCTGGCGACACTCCTTACGTCCGCGCCAAGCACCTTCAG GTTGTCGAGAAGGATCCAGGGGCTGCTATTTTATGGTTCTGGAAGGCAATAAATGCAAGGGATAGAGTGGACAGTGCTTTGAAGGACATGGTGGTGGTTATGAAGCAACAAGATCGAGCAGAGGAAGCAATTGAAGCCATCAGATCTTTTAGGCACCTCTGCTCCAAGCAAGCACAAGAGTCCCTTGACAATCTCCTTATTGATCTCTACAAGGTA AAATGTGgaaggatagaggaacaaataCAGCTTCTAAAGCAGAAGCTGCATATGATATATCATGGGGACGCTTTCAATGGGAGGACAACGAAAACAGCACGTTCACATGGAAAGAAGTTTCAAATTTCCATTAAACAAGAGACAGCCCGCATCCTG GGCAATCTAGGCTGGGCTTACCTGCTGCAGAACAACTATGCTGCGTCTGAGGTGGTCTACCGCAAGGCTCAGATGATTGAACCAGATGCCAACAAAGCATGCAATCTCGGGCTGTGCCTCATCAGGCAAGGCAGATCTAAGGAAGCACGCCACGTACTTGAGGATGTCATTCAGAGTAGGTTTCCGGGCTCTGATGATTGCAAGATTATAAACAAGGCCCAAGAGTTGATTCGGGAGATCCCCTTGCAGCCAGCCACACCAACATCAACATCAGCCTCAGAGACAAATTTTGATGTAGAAGATGAAATATTGCAAAGAATTGACTTGATGCTGGATCACTGGGCTCCCGCAAGGTCAAGGAGGTTACCCATCTTTGAAGAGATTTCCTCCTTTAGAGATCAGATAACTTGTTGA